One Caloramator mitchellensis DNA window includes the following coding sequences:
- a CDS encoding ZIP family metal transporter, whose amino-acid sequence MDNILFITLIGTLVCAVGTTFGALVIVTIRKSNNIFMSSIIGIAAGLMLSVVTFDLIPEAIETGGLDTALIGTIIGIIFAVMLDSFLPQFNIVKRYGRHFKTALLLALGLAAHNFPEGLAIGTGFVGSISLGTKISLVIAFHDIPEGAAVAAPLINSNLKSWQILLITALTALPTAVGSFVGAVLGNLSRFFISLCLGFASGTMLYIVVGELIPESKELFRGFISTLSTLLGILLGLILVSSL is encoded by the coding sequence TTGGATAATATATTATTTATTACCTTAATAGGAACGTTAGTTTGTGCAGTTGGAACCACTTTTGGTGCTCTTGTTATTGTTACTATAAGAAAATCAAATAATATTTTTATGTCGTCTATAATTGGAATTGCAGCAGGGCTTATGCTATCCGTTGTCACTTTTGATTTAATTCCCGAAGCTATTGAAACAGGAGGGCTTGATACCGCTCTTATTGGAACAATTATTGGAATTATTTTTGCAGTTATGCTTGACTCATTTCTTCCACAATTTAATATTGTAAAAAGATACGGAAGGCATTTTAAAACTGCACTTTTATTAGCACTTGGCCTTGCAGCCCATAATTTTCCAGAAGGGCTTGCAATAGGAACGGGATTTGTGGGAAGTATTAGCCTTGGGACAAAAATATCTCTTGTAATTGCTTTTCATGATATTCCAGAAGGTGCAGCAGTTGCGGCACCGCTTATAAATAGCAATCTCAAGAGCTGGCAAATACTATTAATAACTGCCTTAACTGCACTCCCGACAGCAGTAGGGTCGTTTGTTGGAGCAGTTCTCGGTAATTTATCGCGATTTTTTATATCATTGTGTCTTGGTTTTGCATCGGGAACAATGCTTTATATTGTAGTTGGAGAATTGATACCAGAGAGCAAGGAGTTATTTAGA
- the prfA gene encoding peptide chain release factor 1 has protein sequence MQGKLDFIEEKYEDLSRKISDPEVIADNNLFQKLCKEHNSIEEIVLKYREYKTILKRIDDDKELLNDDLDREMKELVEEELKELLEQKEVVEKELKVLLLPKDPNDDKNVFIEIRAAAGGDEAALFAAELYRMYTRYAERHNFKTELVSTSPNDLGGYKEVIFMIKGQGAYSRLKYESGTHRVQRVPVTEAGGRIHTSTVTVAVLPEVEDVDSNIVINPNDIRIDVFRSSGHGGQHVNTTDSAVRLTHMPTGIVISCQDEKSQLKNREKAMRILRVKLYEMELEKQRSQIAAERKSQVGTGDRSERIRTYNFPQGRVTDHRIGLTIYQLEAFLDGEIDEVIDALITADQTEKLKEVGE, from the coding sequence ATGCAAGGAAAGCTTGATTTCATTGAGGAAAAATATGAGGATTTGTCAAGAAAGATTAGCGACCCTGAAGTTATTGCAGATAATAATTTGTTTCAGAAGCTATGCAAAGAGCACAATTCCATAGAAGAGATAGTTTTAAAATATAGAGAATATAAAACTATTTTAAAAAGAATAGATGACGATAAAGAATTATTAAACGATGATTTGGATAGGGAAATGAAGGAACTTGTTGAAGAAGAATTAAAGGAACTTCTTGAACAGAAGGAAGTTGTTGAAAAAGAGCTTAAAGTTCTGCTTCTCCCTAAGGACCCTAACGATGATAAAAACGTGTTTATTGAAATAAGGGCTGCAGCAGGCGGCGATGAGGCTGCACTTTTTGCTGCAGAGCTTTACAGAATGTATACACGATACGCAGAAAGACACAACTTTAAAACAGAACTTGTATCAACAAGCCCTAACGACCTTGGAGGATATAAAGAAGTAATATTCATGATTAAGGGTCAGGGTGCATATTCAAGGCTTAAATACGAAAGTGGAACCCACAGAGTTCAAAGAGTTCCAGTTACTGAAGCCGGCGGAAGAATACACACATCAACAGTTACGGTTGCAGTTTTACCAGAAGTTGAAGACGTTGATTCAAATATAGTAATTAATCCTAACGATATTAGAATAGACGTATTCCGTTCATCCGGACATGGTGGACAGCACGTTAACACAACTGATTCAGCTGTTAGATTAACTCATATGCCAACTGGAATAGTAATCTCGTGCCAGGATGAGAAATCTCAGTTAAAAAATAGAGAAAAGGCCATGAGAATACTTAGAGTTAAGCTATATGAAATGGAGCTTGAAAAACAAAGAAGCCAGATTGCAGCAGAGAGAAAGAGCCAGGTTGGAACTGGTGACAGAAGCGAAAGAATCAGAACCTACAATTTCCCACAGGGTAGAGTAACGGACCACAGAATTGGACTTACTATATATCAATTAGAAGCATTTTTGGATGGAGAAATTGACGAAGTAATCGATGCCCTTATAACCGCAGACCAAACAGAAAAATTAAAGGAGGTCGGGGAATAA
- the prmC gene encoding peptide chain release factor N(5)-glutamine methyltransferase encodes MTIIEAIKYTKEILNKHNKQEHEAEILIGHVLNKDKLYLYCNPDEKLTDEQKSKLENALSQRISGRPLQYIIGYWEFYGNKFLVKEGVLIPRPDTEVLVEKALELIKDIKCPRIIDIGCGSGAISISIAKERDGSQVFAVDIEDVPLELTKQNAILNKVDDRVKVVKSNLLSAFDENSFESFDLIVSNPPYIKDEEIATLMDEVRKFEPITALSGGVDGLYFYREITSQSKKFLKKGGFIAYEIGHNQGEEVKTILYQNGFDEIKLYKDYAGLDRVVTALWQGKM; translated from the coding sequence TTGACTATTATTGAGGCGATTAAATATACAAAGGAAATTTTAAATAAACACAACAAACAGGAACATGAGGCTGAAATACTGATAGGTCATGTATTAAATAAAGATAAACTTTATTTATATTGCAATCCTGATGAAAAACTAACTGATGAGCAAAAAAGTAAACTTGAAAATGCATTAAGTCAAAGGATAAGTGGAAGACCCTTGCAATATATAATAGGATATTGGGAATTTTACGGCAATAAATTTCTAGTAAAGGAAGGTGTCTTGATTCCAAGACCTGATACCGAAGTATTGGTTGAAAAAGCCCTAGAATTAATTAAAGATATTAAATGCCCAAGAATAATCGATATAGGTTGTGGAAGTGGCGCTATTTCCATTAGCATTGCAAAGGAAAGGGACGGTTCTCAAGTTTTTGCTGTCGACATAGAGGATGTCCCACTTGAACTTACAAAGCAAAACGCAATTTTAAATAAAGTTGATGATAGGGTAAAAGTCGTAAAGTCAAATCTACTATCAGCTTTTGACGAAAATTCTTTTGAATCCTTCGACCTTATAGTATCGAATCCGCCCTATATAAAAGATGAAGAAATAGCTACATTGATGGATGAAGTTAGAAAGTTTGAGCCAATCACAGCGCTCTCTGGAGGAGTTGATGGGCTCTACTTTTATAGAGAAATAACATCTCAATCAAAAAAATTCCTTAAAAAAGGCGGTTTTATTGCCTATGAAATTGGGCACAATCAAGGTGAGGAAGTAAAAACAATTCTATATCAAAATGGTTTTGATGAAATAAAATTATATAAGGATTATGCAGGACTTGATAGGGTTGTTACAGCACTGTGGCAAGGCAAAATGTAA
- a CDS encoding DUF1385 domain-containing protein translates to MRGPKKIAVAVRKANGEIEVKVEDNVPLYKRHKLLSLPIIRGMAAFVDSLVVGVRMLSYSAEFFEEEESNLERFMKDKLKGRYKDFEMGLSLVISIVFAALLFFVLPTFAAGLIKSPGRVYTNILEGIIRLLVFLAYIGLISKLKDIQRVFQYHGAEHKSIYCYENGLELTVENARKFTRLHPRCGTNFLLIVMIISIFIFSFFGWPNFLIRILSRIILIPIVAGISYELIKWLGKSESKLSKILAYPGLMLQNLTTREPDDSQIEVAIEAIKRILPTEN, encoded by the coding sequence ATGAGAGGGCCAAAGAAAATTGCAGTGGCAGTGAGAAAGGCAAACGGTGAGATTGAGGTTAAGGTGGAGGATAATGTGCCACTGTATAAGAGGCATAAGTTGCTTAGTTTGCCTATTATAAGAGGAATGGCGGCGTTTGTTGATTCGCTTGTTGTAGGGGTTAGGATGCTTAGCTATTCGGCTGAGTTTTTTGAAGAAGAGGAAAGCAATCTTGAAAGGTTTATGAAGGATAAATTGAAGGGCAGATACAAGGATTTTGAGATGGGTCTTAGCCTAGTTATTTCAATTGTTTTTGCTGCACTATTGTTTTTTGTTTTGCCTACATTTGCAGCTGGGCTAATAAAAAGTCCTGGAAGGGTATATACTAACATTCTTGAGGGAATCATAAGGCTTTTAGTTTTTTTAGCTTACATTGGACTTATAAGCAAATTAAAGGACATACAGAGAGTTTTTCAATATCATGGGGCTGAGCATAAGAGTATTTATTGTTATGAAAATGGATTAGAGTTAACCGTTGAGAATGCAAGAAAATTTACAAGACTGCATCCAAGGTGTGGGACAAATTTTCTTTTAATAGTTATGATAATTAGTATTTTTATATTCAGTTTCTTTGGGTGGCCTAACTTTTTGATAAGAATACTGTCAAGGATTATTTTGATACCAATTGTAGCTGGAATATCCTATGAGCTTATTAAATGGCTCGGAAAATCAGAGAGCAAACTATCTAAAATTCTTGCATATCCAGGGCTTATGCTGCAAAACCTAACAACAAGGGAGCCGGACGATAGCCAGATAGAAGTTGCAATAGAAGCTATAAAACGCATTTTACCAACTGAAAATTAA
- a CDS encoding transposase, translating into MPRVARVKAYDAVYHIMSKSISEVDLFRDDNDKRAYFDIVKKYQGKYEFKIYAYCLMTNHVHLIVDSNGYDISKIMHGINLRYVQYFNKKYKRHGHLFHDRFRSIAVKDDRYLITLSAYVHNNPLAIKEYRENLEAYEFSSLGVYLGLTHDKYGVLDESFIMGLFGKNVKRAREKYFEFVNICNEKKMKKIIEFEDQPGEYRSERIILRREYSAEDIIKFMEETIGLDRKMLHMKYNRKATEYRALAVFLMRCLCGYKYKEICEVIGGVTLSRVSKLCNIGYELIMTRDEYKDLINKFLDRKII; encoded by the coding sequence ATGCCCAGAGTTGCAAGAGTTAAGGCTTATGATGCTGTTTATCACATAATGTCAAAGAGCATTTCTGAAGTCGATTTGTTTAGGGATGATAACGATAAAAGAGCTTATTTTGATATTGTAAAAAAATATCAAGGTAAATACGAGTTTAAAATTTACGCTTATTGTTTAATGACAAATCATGTCCATCTTATCGTAGATTCAAACGGTTATGATATTTCAAAAATAATGCATGGTATAAATTTGCGTTATGTTCAATATTTCAATAAAAAATATAAGAGGCATGGACATCTTTTCCATGATAGGTTTAGGAGTATTGCTGTTAAGGATGATAGATATCTTATTACGCTCTCTGCTTATGTGCATAATAATCCACTTGCTATAAAAGAATATAGGGAAAACTTAGAGGCATACGAGTTCTCGAGTTTAGGTGTTTATCTTGGATTGACTCATGATAAGTATGGCGTTTTAGATGAAAGTTTTATTATGGGTTTGTTTGGGAAGAATGTTAAAAGGGCAAGAGAAAAATATTTTGAGTTTGTTAATATTTGTAACGAAAAGAAGATGAAAAAAATTATAGAATTTGAGGACCAACCTGGTGAGTATAGAAGCGAGAGGATAATTTTAAGACGTGAATATTCAGCTGAAGATATAATTAAGTTTATGGAAGAGACAATAGGGCTTGATAGAAAAATGCTGCATATGAAGTATAATAGGAAGGCTACGGAATATAGAGCTTTAGCTGTATTTTTAATGAGATGTTTGTGCGGGTATAAATATAAAGAAATTTGTGAAGTTATAGGTGGTGTAACGCTTTCGAGGGTATCCAAGCTTTGCAATATTGGTTATGAATTGATTATGACAAGGGATGAGTATAAGGATTTGATAAATAAATTTTTGGATAGAAAAATTATATGA
- a CDS encoding DUF3006 domain-containing protein, which produces MMGVIDRFEGEFAVIVWDEGEVENVKKELLPEAAREGDVVVFAGDYFIDYCETQKRKEKAKKYLDLWED; this is translated from the coding sequence ATGATGGGCGTTATTGATAGGTTTGAAGGTGAATTTGCTGTTATTGTGTGGGACGAAGGTGAAGTTGAAAATGTTAAAAAAGAACTTTTGCCTGAGGCAGCAAGGGAAGGCGATGTAGTTGTTTTTGCTGGAGATTATTTTATAGACTATTGTGAGACGCAAAAGAGAAAAGAGAAAGCTAAGAAATACTTGGACTTATGGGAAGATTAG
- a CDS encoding thymidine kinase, translating into MYGPKDHGWIEIIVGPMYSGKSEELIRRIKRAKIARQKVQVFKPSIDIRYSITEVVSHNGDKEGAYSIEKASDIYRFIDEDTDVIAIDEVQFFDDEIVEVCKKLADKGKRVICAGLDMDFRGEPFGPVPHLLSIAEFVDKIQAICVVCGNPATRTQRLINGRPAKYTDPIVLVGAKEAYEARCRKCHIILK; encoded by the coding sequence ATGTATGGGCCAAAGGACCACGGATGGATTGAGATTATTGTTGGACCAATGTATTCGGGTAAAAGTGAGGAACTGATAAGGAGAATAAAAAGAGCTAAAATAGCAAGACAGAAGGTTCAAGTTTTTAAACCATCTATCGACATAAGATATAGTATTACAGAAGTTGTTTCGCATAATGGGGATAAAGAAGGTGCGTATTCTATTGAGAAGGCTTCTGATATATATAGGTTTATTGATGAGGATACTGATGTAATTGCAATCGATGAGGTTCAATTTTTTGATGATGAAATTGTCGAGGTTTGCAAGAAACTTGCTGATAAGGGAAAAAGAGTTATTTGTGCTGGGCTTGATATGGATTTCAGGGGAGAGCCCTTTGGACCAGTGCCGCATTTATTGTCTATAGCAGAATTTGTTGATAAAATACAAGCTATATGTGTGGTTTGCGGAAATCCTGCGACGCGCACCCAGAGGCTTATAAACGGGCGACCTGCTAAATACACCGACCCAATTGTTCTGGTTGGCGCTAAGGAAGCCTATGAGGCTCGCTGTCGCAAGTGTCATATAATTTTGAAATAG
- the rpmE gene encoding 50S ribosomal protein L31 produces MREGIHPNYTHEAVVKCACGNTFVTGSVKKELKVEICSKCHPFFTGKQKMIVEAGGRLEKFMKKYNIKHEE; encoded by the coding sequence ATGAGAGAAGGTATTCATCCAAATTATACTCATGAAGCAGTAGTTAAGTGTGCATGTGGTAACACTTTTGTAACTGGATCTGTAAAGAAGGAATTAAAGGTTGAAATTTGTTCAAAATGCCATCCATTCTTCACAGGAAAGCAAAAGATGATTGTTGAAGCTGGTGGAAGACTAGAAAAGTTCATGAAAAAATACAATATCAAGCACGAAGAATAA
- the rho gene encoding transcription termination factor Rho codes for MEFEELKTKSLEELRDIGKDLGIKSVTKFRKSELIEEILKIQEQPEDEASKEISIIIPEVEKELEVMKLHDIDADKRNRLQELLVDSDTVEGIFELVENQSYGFLRLDNYQQGLRDVYVSPSQIRKFNLRTGDKIRGKARIPNESEKYRALLYLQEINGFPPEKIIGRKSFENLTPIYPTERLSLETSGNELATRLIDILAPIGRGQRGLIVAPPKAGKTVLMKKIANAITRNHPDVILIVLLIDERPEEVTDMQRSIQGEVVYSTFDEEPENHTRVAELVLERAKRLVELKKDVVILMDSLTRLSRAYNLTISPTGRTLSGGLDPGALIQPKKFFGAARNIEEGGSLTILATALIETGSRMDDVIFEEFKGTGNMEVHLDRKLQERRIFPAIDINKSGTRREDLLLTPEEYNCVLAVRRVLAVETSQEATEKLIHALLKTKNNKEFVQLFPKLI; via the coding sequence ATGGAATTTGAGGAATTAAAGACCAAATCGCTGGAGGAGTTAAGGGATATAGGAAAGGATTTGGGCATTAAATCAGTAACAAAGTTTAGAAAAAGTGAGCTAATAGAAGAGATTTTAAAAATTCAAGAACAACCTGAGGATGAAGCTAGTAAAGAGATTTCTATAATCATCCCTGAGGTTGAAAAAGAGCTTGAGGTTATGAAGCTGCATGATATAGATGCTGATAAGAGGAATAGATTGCAGGAGCTTTTGGTGGATTCTGATACAGTTGAAGGGATTTTTGAACTTGTTGAAAATCAGTCCTATGGATTTTTGAGGCTTGATAATTATCAGCAGGGTTTAAGGGACGTTTATGTTTCGCCTTCGCAAATTAGGAAGTTTAATTTAAGAACCGGCGATAAGATAAGAGGTAAGGCAAGGATTCCAAACGAGTCTGAAAAATATAGGGCGCTTTTGTATCTTCAGGAGATAAACGGATTTCCGCCTGAAAAAATAATTGGAAGAAAATCATTTGAAAATTTAACACCAATTTATCCAACCGAAAGACTGTCTCTTGAAACTTCGGGCAACGAACTTGCAACAAGGTTAATTGATATTTTAGCCCCAATTGGACGAGGCCAAAGAGGACTTATTGTTGCGCCTCCTAAGGCTGGAAAAACTGTTCTTATGAAAAAGATTGCTAATGCTATAACAAGAAATCATCCTGATGTGATATTGATAGTTCTTTTGATAGATGAAAGACCTGAAGAAGTTACTGATATGCAAAGGTCTATTCAGGGAGAGGTTGTTTATTCAACATTCGATGAAGAGCCGGAAAATCATACAAGGGTTGCTGAACTTGTGTTGGAAAGAGCAAAGAGATTGGTTGAACTTAAAAAGGATGTCGTTATATTAATGGACAGCTTAACAAGGCTGTCAAGGGCGTATAACTTAACAATATCACCAACGGGAAGAACATTATCAGGTGGTTTGGACCCAGGAGCGCTTATTCAGCCTAAAAAATTCTTCGGTGCTGCAAGAAACATAGAAGAGGGCGGAAGCTTGACAATACTTGCAACAGCGCTTATTGAAACCGGCAGCCGTATGGATGATGTTATATTCGAAGAATTCAAGGGAACCGGAAACATGGAAGTTCATCTTGACAGAAAACTGCAGGAAAGAAGAATCTTCCCGGCAATTGATATAAACAAATCTGGAACGAGAAGGGAAGACCTGCTATTAACGCCTGAAGAATACAACTGTGTCCTTGCAGTGAGACGTGTTTTAGCTGTTGAAACATCACAGGAGGCTACGGAGAAGCTTATTCACGCTCTATTAAAAACCAAGAACAACAAGGAATTCGTCCAACTATTCCCCAAGCTAATTTAA
- the fsa gene encoding fructose-6-phosphate aldolase has product MKLFIDTANVNEIREAEAWGVICGVTTNPSLIAREGRDFVEVVKEITSIVDGPISAEVISLEHEGMIKEARELAKIHKNIVIKIPMTIEGLKAVKVLSKEGIKTNVTLIFSSAQALLAARAGATYVSPFLGRLDDVGMDGMYLIEEIVNIFDNYGIETEIIAASIRNPIHVEKAALAGAHIATVPFNVLQQMTKHPLTDIGIDRFLKDWEKVPKK; this is encoded by the coding sequence ATGAAGTTATTTATCGACACTGCCAATGTAAATGAGATTAGAGAGGCTGAAGCATGGGGAGTTATTTGTGGAGTTACGACTAATCCTTCTTTGATTGCAAGGGAAGGAAGAGATTTTGTTGAAGTTGTAAAGGAAATTACAAGCATAGTTGATGGACCAATAAGTGCTGAAGTAATTAGCCTTGAACACGAAGGAATGATTAAGGAAGCAAGGGAACTTGCTAAGATACATAAGAATATAGTAATAAAGATACCTATGACAATTGAAGGCTTGAAGGCTGTAAAGGTTTTATCTAAAGAAGGGATTAAGACAAATGTTACATTAATTTTTTCATCAGCTCAGGCGCTTTTAGCAGCAAGAGCAGGAGCAACATATGTTAGCCCATTCCTTGGAAGGTTGGATGATGTAGGAATGGACGGAATGTATCTGATTGAAGAGATTGTAAATATATTCGATAACTATGGAATTGAAACGGAGATAATAGCTGCAAGCATAAGAAACCCAATTCATGTTGAAAAGGCAGCTCTTGCAGGTGCTCACATTGCCACAGTTCCATTTAATGTATTACAACAAATGACTAAACATCCATTGACTGATATAGGAATTGATAGATTCCTTAAGGATTGGGAAAAGGTTCCTAAGAAGTGA
- a CDS encoding ArnT family glycosyltransferase: MKKRFILIFLFVAVLIFISALYGNKFYLGSFASMNNDDVKYIRSGIYILKKGSLIYKSKNFNTVYIMPGLPFVLAAFFRFFSVLDGVFAFRIFQDILQGISAYLIYLLAKEVFDEKVAIVALIIDILYLPEYFVPQVVLNECIFKFLFLLSIYFAIKGTKTYSFKNYILSGLAWSLSLYFKPVVALFPIIIALVWIKKKIDFAFALRVSSAIAVIFIAIMMPWWIRNYNLYDRFIPFTLSSGNPMLQATYYNYDNSIDFIEYETGDDEIENDKYELYLTRVRFYSQSKKFGWRYVYWYLIKKTTYLFTRPFYWRDVFGVGLKYVAFVHNFIMLTGILGILFSRKNILSDFLLYILIYFVLIYIPYFTFSRYGYPLMPILIIFSAFLLQKIFFFDISRNFK, encoded by the coding sequence GTGAAAAAGAGATTTATATTGATTTTTTTGTTTGTTGCTGTTTTAATCTTTATTTCTGCCCTTTACGGGAATAAATTTTATCTTGGCAGTTTTGCATCTATGAACAACGATGATGTCAAGTATATAAGAAGCGGTATTTATATTTTAAAAAAGGGAAGCTTGATTTATAAAAGTAAGAATTTTAACACTGTTTATATCATGCCTGGATTACCTTTTGTATTGGCAGCTTTTTTTAGATTTTTTTCTGTTTTAGATGGTGTTTTTGCGTTTAGGATTTTTCAGGATATACTTCAGGGTATTTCAGCTTATTTGATTTATTTGCTTGCCAAGGAAGTTTTTGATGAAAAGGTTGCAATAGTTGCGCTGATAATAGATATTTTGTATCTTCCTGAGTATTTTGTGCCTCAGGTGGTTCTAAATGAGTGCATTTTTAAGTTTTTATTTTTGCTGAGCATTTATTTTGCGATTAAGGGGACAAAAACTTATAGTTTCAAAAATTATATTCTAAGCGGTCTTGCTTGGAGTCTGAGCCTTTATTTTAAACCTGTTGTGGCACTTTTTCCAATCATTATCGCTCTGGTATGGATTAAAAAGAAAATCGATTTCGCTTTTGCGTTGCGGGTAAGTTCCGCTATTGCTGTTATTTTTATCGCTATAATGATGCCTTGGTGGATAAGAAATTATAATCTTTATGATAGGTTCATTCCTTTTACATTATCAAGCGGAAATCCTATGCTTCAGGCTACTTATTATAATTATGACAATAGTATTGATTTTATAGAATATGAAACTGGCGATGATGAAATTGAAAATGACAAGTATGAGCTTTATCTAACAAGGGTTAGATTTTATTCACAATCAAAAAAATTTGGGTGGCGATATGTTTATTGGTATTTGATTAAAAAAACTACATATTTATTTACAAGGCCGTTTTACTGGAGAGATGTTTTTGGAGTTGGTTTAAAATATGTTGCTTTTGTGCATAATTTTATAATGTTAACCGGAATTTTGGGGATATTATTTTCAAGGAAGAATATTTTAAGTGATTTTTTGCTTTATATATTAATATATTTTGTATTAATTTATATTCCTTATTTTACTTTTTCAAGATATGGATACCCATTAATGCCTATTTTAATTATCTTTTCGGCATTCCTTCTACAAAAAATATTTTTTTTCGACATTAGCAGGAATTTTAAATGA
- a CDS encoding glycosyltransferase family 2 protein, with protein MKVLIIIPAYNEERNIKRVIEDLNRFYSSKDLLVVNDGSFDGTSEIAKQCGCRVIDLPCNLGVGGAVQTGIKFAKENGYDAAIQFDGDGQHRAEYIDKLIEALSYADLSIGSRFLGGNSFDSSLFRGIGIKFFSLLVSILTGKRFTDTTSGFRAFGKRAIDLFYDYYPVDYPEVESILYANSNKLKIAEIPVLMNQRIEGRSSITPVKSVYYALKVTLALLLKP; from the coding sequence ATGAAGGTTTTAATTATTATCCCAGCATACAATGAAGAAAGAAATATTAAGAGGGTAATTGAGGATTTGAATAGATTTTATTCGAGCAAGGATTTGCTTGTTGTGAATGATGGTTCTTTTGATGGAACTTCAGAGATTGCAAAGCAGTGCGGCTGCAGGGTTATTGACCTTCCATGCAATTTAGGTGTAGGAGGAGCAGTTCAAACTGGTATTAAATTTGCAAAAGAAAATGGATATGACGCAGCAATTCAATTTGATGGAGATGGGCAGCACAGGGCTGAGTATATTGATAAATTAATTGAGGCTTTAAGCTATGCTGACCTTTCGATAGGTTCAAGATTTTTAGGTGGAAATAGCTTTGATTCAAGCCTTTTTAGAGGAATAGGCATTAAGTTTTTTTCGCTACTAGTTTCTATTCTGACCGGTAAAAGGTTTACCGACACGACTTCTGGTTTTAGAGCTTTTGGTAAAAGAGCTATTGACCTTTTTTATGATTATTATCCTGTCGATTATCCAGAGGTTGAGTCTATACTTTATGCAAATTCAAACAAACTAAAGATTGCAGAAATTCCAGTTTTGATGAATCAAAGGATTGAGGGAAGGTCATCTATAACTCCAGTAAAGTCCGTTTATTATGCACTTAAAGTTACCCTTGCGCTTTTATTAAAGCCATAA